A region from the Rhinoderma darwinii isolate aRhiDar2 chromosome 2, aRhiDar2.hap1, whole genome shotgun sequence genome encodes:
- the LOC142741853 gene encoding phosphatidylinositol polyphosphate 5-phosphatase type IV-like → MEEPNISLQKFSVIKDMADEKSSDLSHSKYCDITSKNTKKSAFSLLTRLRSKNIRKRNFGSSAVIGARELDRYFPDRRLRLYVATWNMEGKDYPQNVEDLLLPSDDTKDIYVIGVQEGCPNR, encoded by the exons atggaggagcctaacatctcgctccagaagttttctgtcatcaaagatatggcagatgaaaaatccagcgatcttagtcacagcaaatattgtgacattacgtcaaagaacaccaagaagagcgcattcagcctgctgacccgcctgcgctccaaaaatatccgtaaaag aaactttggcagcagcgctgtgatcggcgctagagaactggatcgctatttcccagatagacggttgagactatatgttgccacctggaatatggagggaaag gattacccgcaaaatgtggaggatctgctgttaccatcagatgatacgaaagacatttatgttattggcgttcaggaaggatgtccaaacaggtaa